ATACATGTTCATGTAGCATTCTTGTGATGTAGAGCTGTTGTCTTGTTCCTATTGGAGAAGTTCCTCtcaatttcttcttttaatcagattttatatattttgaaaagatttctCGTCCTTCATTTACACTTAAAAATTGTGCATTAGTTTGTTTTTAATCACttcaaaaagggaaaagagGCAATGAGATTCCTTGGAAATGGCTTTTTAAAGACACCGGTCACCTAATTACATAGTTAGACTAATTTTACATTGCTCTGCATGAATCTGCCCAAAATATTAACCACTACAATGGAAAGAAAGGGAGGTAAAGGGTCGCCTTCATAAGACCTCTAGACACTCCTAGTAGAAGATTGCTCATCCTCCTCCTCAACCTAAGCCTACAACCTCTCCCTAGAAGAGCATGGTCCATGAAACCTCAATCTATATGGTGTGGGCTTTCTCAAAGTTGACTTGTAAATCATGCCTTACTTTTCTGATCATTGTTTCTCATCCGCAGCTTCCCTTGCAACTTGAACAATGTGCAAAATTTACTGGCTCTCAATAAAAGCTCCCTGTAAAATGCAGACAGTTTTGTGAATCTCATACAATAAAAGCTCCATGTAAAAAGGAGAAAGTTTTGTGAATCTCATAAAGATTGGACACCAAAATAATGGGTGTAAAATCTTAGAGCTGAGAATGATGGCTTATTAAAGttctttttatttacatttaagTGAATTTGGTATGAATGCTGTTGCTCCTCTATATGATCATTTTGCtttctccttttgttttttccGTTAGAAGAACCACTTTctagatgatgaaaattttgcGGGATCCAAAGttctttttatttggatttgattgaatttgatttgCATGTTGTTGCTCCTCTATATGGTAATTTGCTTTCTTCTTGCGTTTTTTCTTTAGAAGAACCATCTTAGAGgttaagaaaaattagcaaGATACtgctaataatttatttactttagtGAAGTTGCTGTTgcctagaaaagaaaaaaatgttatgttTCTTATAGGAATCGAAtccatatttctatttttaaatcatccAATACTTTTGGAATGACACAAGGTGATCTTTTATTATAGGATATTGATTGCATGCCTTCAGATCCATTGGATAATATGCCAGAAGCTCTTAGGAGACAGAATTCTACTGTGGACCAGTTCCTTGTGAATTCTAAAGAGCAGAAAGTGAGGCATCTTGTGAATGCACATACTCCCATGAATTCTTTGATAAAGCAGGCAAAGGTTAGCATACTTCTGGAATAAATTTTCTAATGAGTTTTGCTTATGCTAAAGCCTGGTATTTACCTATTGTGGTTGGAAAACTAGGTATATTTTATATTCTGAATGGTTATGCATCTTCTTCTATATGAATGCCTCATTTTAAGCATCTATTTCTGTTGGTAATTCGGAGTGCAAAATATTTTAGAACAACAGTTTCCCCTGTCAAGTCTGATTAGAAAGTATGCTGCCAGGTTTTGGATCAACTTGATGtatgaaaatattgttttagaGCCTGGATTATAGGGGTTTCAACTGTGAAAACTAGAACCTGGCATTGTTCTTGTGATTGATTTATACAAGTGGCTTTTGGTTAAAAACCAGTTTATATTGtaaaatacatacatacatacacacacacacacatatatatacattcaTAGTTGAATATGTTATCCTCTTTATCTCTTTCATTTATATACATTATAGTATTGTATGAGTTTTCTGTGAAActgatatattttcttttgaatctgTTTTTCTACTAAGTAATTATGGACAGAATTGGAAGTTCAATTTGACAGGCAAACCTTCTGGAATCTATCCCTTTCCTTGTTCTGGTTTAAAAACTCTAAATTCATGAACTGCTTTTTTTATGATGTAAATGTCTTCTCTCCTTACATAATTAGCACAATAGATTTAGATTAACAATTGATCGTATCAgtcaagaaaaatatttgttgtctGAAATTGATAGATCTTCTttgtatcaaatatttaaatcaaaacatttagGAAACAATggtttttctaaattaatttaaacatGGAAGTTTTAGTCCAGTGGGATACCATTAGTTCCATTTTGCAAGCTAATACAGCAGCTATTGACATTGTTAATGCATAGTGAGCAACATATGGTCAGCCCTATATGGTGGCAGTCCAAGCAAGGGAAGATGATATACAAGCACTTTCTGAATTGAATTGTGCTTTTGATAAAAAGGTCAttccatttattatttattaatcaatCATAGATATAACTAATCCAAAATAACACTAAAGTAAAGTTGGAATTAGTGTTGAGTGCCCTTTTTCCACAGTGATTTTTACTATTTGCTGCATCAACCAAATGCTTTTTCTCACCTCATTTGGTTGGATGAAGTAGATTTAGCCACTTTCTATTGGTTGGATTGCTATGATGCTTGATCACCATCCATTAAAGTCATGGTTTTAAATTGTGTCTTGGCCATAGTCTTGGTCAAGATTTCAGTCTATAGGCATTAAGTGTAACAGATGTTATGAATGTGAAATGCATGCTAGAACCATGTCGTTAAAAACCACTATATGAAgttttttaccctattatgatttttcttaatttatatattaactGCATTGGAACCATTTGCAAGGAACTATATTAAAATTGATGACTATAACTGCTGATACATTTTGTTCGGACTGATAGGAAGCATTGTTGATGGAGCTTAGGCATGCAAATAATGATGTATTGGGGAATGAAGACGGGTTTCTAAAAGATTCTGAATCTTTGAAGAAGCATTGTGCCATGGTACTTGTACATCTGAAGGAAGTCTGTGTTCTGACATGTGGATTCCATGGTCTAGTATTcagctttcatttttatttttcaatttattccTGAACTTTTTGAGTGTGGCAGGTTTCTTCTGCTCTTCTTTACTTGAGGCAATGTGAAGCTTATCCAGGAAACACCCTTCCTCCCTGGTTGACAACCTCAACCATTTCTAGTGGTCCTCTTATGCCCCCAAGTTCTCTTGATAATCCATCATCCACCTCTCTAGAACCAGGATTTAATGTTGGGGAAATTGTCTTGGGCTCACGATCAAAAGCTCATAAAATGGTACATGCAGCTATGAAGGTAGGAAGGTCCTcataatctctctctctctctctctctctctcacacacacacacatttttGTGATATTTACTGTATCAATTAGGAATTGTAGATCCATTCTTTCTCATTCACATTTTGAAATTTACTTTCATCAATAACGAATTGCAGATTGGTTCTCTTGCACTCACATTTTGAAATTTGCTTATATCACTTAGGAATTGCAGATTTAATGTTCATTTCTGTAGCATTTagcttaaaaattttgaatcttgttGCACAAGCATGGATTTTGGGGGGTTTCCCTGTAAACTGCATCCAGACCTCAAGCATGAGAATAATCTTTTAGCTGATAGGCTGCCACTTTGATGCCCCACCATCCAAAgacaatattttattaatgatcCTATCATCTGATCAGGACTTCAACTGTGATACATTTTCTTGATTATCTGAAGAGGATTCTTAGTATTGGATGATTTTGCAATTTCTGGACCAGAACTCATCCAAGTTGGTGCTCTGCTAGTTACAACTTATATAGCCTGAAGTGGCTGACCCTTACTGTAGTTGTGGATCGTGTATTGAAACAAGCTTCCTTTTGTCTTCATCTGTGTGCATACATCACAATTGCCAAACAATTATTCTGATTATGTCTTAATCACCATTTCAGGCAATAGCATCGATGAAGCAAGGGGAAGAAGCGTTCACCAGGATTGGAGATGCTTTAGATTCTATGCACAAACAGCAATTGAGATCTGATTCTGGGGTCTCAGTATTGCGGGTATTGGATCCAGTCAATGGCTCCTTTGCTCATCCCAACCAGCTAACTTCCTTTACATCAGAGCCTCTGCTGACAAGTCATGCATCTGGTCCAAAATTGCCTAATGATTCTGGCAAAATAGAAGCACCAATTGCATCGGAGCTTATCACTTCATGTGTAGCTGCTTTGCTCATGATACAGGTAAATTGGAAACTGTCTGAACGAATATCTGATCTTGCACTTCTTCACAATGACCATGTATATGGAATGTCTGAACTGTAAGGTAGGATAATGATGATCTTTTCTTATGATGAAaataaacacttcctaaaatggCCATGTGTTTGGAAAATGTAAGGTACATGATAGGATGAGTTTTCTATAGTTTCTTTGGTGGTTTATTGGGTCAGGCACCAGGCAATTCCCAGTAGTGCTCAATATGTCAGTGCCCATAAAGAAACTCCACTAAAACGAACAATCTGCATGTAGGAAAcaaactcttttttctttttcttttttgattttttgttagAAGGAACAAACTCAATGAACTaagaaaaaatcttaaattgacCATTTGGGTTTACAACTTGATTCTTTTTCCAATGCTCTACTCTATCCTCAGGgccacaaattttattaatttgtacTCCATGTCAACCAATGTCAATATCCATTAAGACCAACATAAATTATGTCACTTTCTAGTGGTGCATGCTTTGGTATTTGATGCATGTTGTCTCAACTAATTTTCATGACCACTCCTGATTAGTGCAACCTCCACACCTTTCCAAATGCATTCACTTCTAATTTGATCCCTTTTTTTTGCTTCCCTGATACTATCTTAACATCTTCATTTTAGATATTCTTATCTTCGTGCCCAACAGTTTGTGCCATAATGCTTGTATCAAGATCTACATTATCTTCAATCTCTCATGGATAGTCAGGCCTTTGATTTTAGAGATCTTCCTTGGGATTTTCTTGGTTATCAATCTTAACCATTCCTTCTtgtctttcattctttttcttttatcttttttatttttggattggcagcattttttttttctccttttttagGGTGCATGAGATAGAACCTGGAACTTCTTTATATTAACCATTCATTCACCTCTAACTTCTTCCATCTTTATTCCCTTAAGTTCTCAAATCCAATCATTAGGGACATTGCATTAGGTCTTAATCAGATTTGAACTATTATTGGCTATAAAATAATAGACCCATATTGCTAATTGTCCTTGATTCATCCCAAATTTTAGACCTGAATCCTTATCAGATGTGGGATAATTAGGCTATACTGGCACCCGTTTAcagatttttttctctcatctccaGAATGTGAAATGCTATGCTAGAGATCAGTCCAGGACTCATCTTTAAAATCACTCTGGCTACAATCTAAGGTTGAAAGGCCTTACACTTCAGCTCTTTATGCAACTCAAATTGGCATTTTATAGTTACTCCTGTATCTATAGAATCACTCCTCcccaaaaattttctttgtagttaTCTTTTGTTTATCTATAGTGATAGTTTCGGATCCTCCCTGCAGgcataaaaatttttatttacaactGTCTCAATGGTGTATCTCATGATCTAAGTATTGTTTCGTGAAACATGCAGACATGTACTGAACGACAGTATCCGCCATCTGACGTTGCACAGATATTGGATTCCGCGATCATCAGCTTACATCCGGGCTGTCCTCAGAACCTCCCAATCTACCGAGAGATAGAAATGTGCATGGGAAGAATCAAGACCCAGATATTAGCTCTTGTACCGACTTTACATTGACACTGGCTATTTGTCATTAGAAGCATGTAAATATGAAGCTGAACTGAACTCCTATTTTCAGCTTCGGTTTCCagtaatatttcttatttgtttctGTAATTTCCTCAGAAATCAAAAGCTATACCAGTGACAGAGTCAGAAGGATTGAGGTCCACAGAGAATGAGCCAGCACTGAAATTTCCACCTATCATCAATAATGACCATGCAAGGAAATATTTGTAACCATAACTAGATGTTGAATTGAGGCCCACAGAGAAACAACATGTGAGCTGTTCTTTCATTAGTAGAATTATTAAAACTTGTTTTGCTCATCTACCATGGCAATGAAAATGTTGTAACTTGTCTGAATATGTAGAAATTGACCATctgatttggagttgaaattaCTGTGGAAATTCCAGGATGGAAGAGTGAATGATGCTCAGGTATGTCTAGAAGGAGCTGGGATTTGAAGTTCTCACATTCACATTCCTTCATGGTGCAGAGGTTGGTAAAAATTCACTCACTTTAGTGTCATGCATTATCCTTTTTGGATCCAGTCTTAAGGATTCTCTTAACAACGCAAACTGGGTATACCCTCCATTGAATTCTTTACAATCATTTTTACTCCGCTCACCACATAGTCTTGAGGCTTCTCGGTTCAAGTGGTAAAGGAGAAAAAATACCTAtcaaaactagaaaaataaaaacagtatAATCCAAAATAAGGCAGGGCACGAGTTTGCCTTCAACCAACATATGGATTCTGTACAAGATCTCTACGTGGATGGGAAAATCAGAGGCCGTTACTGGTATCTTTTTTTAGTGTCTTGAATGggtctttccttttcttctttccatgCCAATTTGAGGGAGATCCAAGAATGCTTCTCCCACATGTCCTCCAGTGTGACAGTCTCACGTGAGTACATATCTcaattagataataaaaaacaCCTGTAGCTTAAAAATCCTAATTTCCCTCCTTTTCTCcatttcttagcaaccaaacacagCATGAATTGCAGAGAAAAAAGTCGCGAAAAAATATAATGTTTGCAAGAAGCATAAGGtcatgaaaaatgaataaacagATAATCCCATGACCTAGATCATGAATGCATCAAACCAAAGTGGAGCCAATACAAGACAACAGCAACAACCAAAAGgacaaaataagaataaaaataaaaatctgatgAGCAGAGATCAGGAACTAAAATTTGAACTATcaacccttttttctttttttttaggtacAACCACCAACAGCATGGGGTGCATTTGACAGTCCCATTTTGGCTGGTTTTCTGTTAGCAGGAGGCATAAACATGGCAGGCCTACCAATGGCGCTTTTGAGTTGATAATAATTAGGTTATAAAGatgatgggaaaaaaattgagtCATCTCAATTTACAAATTTTTCTCTCTTAAATTTGTATCCTAATAAGAACGAGGCCGCAAACCACGAGCCTCATCCAACCAAGACTCAGAAGAACAAACTATTCACCGTGCAAGGGAGACGCATTGGCAGAGAGAAAAAAAGTGTCAATGAAACAAATGGGTATTTCTCCAAAGCCACCGCACAAGTCCCTTGATGCGAAATGGTGACAACTGTTGCAGCTAACCAAGCAGAAACCTAAACACATCACTCAATGAAATAACTCCTTCCACACGCTTGCTGCCGGCCTCCACAATCACAAGTCTTCTAACCCCTGGAAAGATGCAACCAAATGCTTCAATTTGGTCAAACTACTAACCCAAACAAATAAAGGGGAACTTCATGAAAAATGTCTAGAGGGCGGTCTAATTATAGTAAATCATTTATGAAATGGTTAAACATGGAAAAGAAATACATAGGAGAATAGCTACCGGGATTTGCCAACCGCTCCATCACTTTATGCAAGGGATCAGATCGCAAACACATTTGACATCTCTGCCCACTGATGAAACCATAAGGAGAATTTGCATCTTGTCCCAGTTGCAGTGCCTAAAAAGTAAAAGATCAAAGGGCACAAAAGTGCATTGAGTCCTCAAAGATGTCATCATATAAACCTTCTTTTCTGAAATGGGGCAATGAATTATAATGTCATAATTTTTTGTCCAAACTTGATTGCAGAACATCTCAGAATTTTATAGAGATCGAGATAATTTTATAGCAATAGGTTCAGGTGGTCTGCAAGATACAAGTAGTCAAAAGAGGTAAGAGATTCAACCACCCTTCCCACAAATGCTGCACGATGGCAGAAACAGAGACCAGACATTGAATCAGGTTCTCAGGCCCCCCTCGCAGGCACCAATCACTTGTTGGTTTAATAATGTGGGGCAGAGCTCGGAGACTAGGATTTAGAGAGATTATGATATTTAGCCTCCTTGGAGGCATTAGACATTGGTATTGTTGTTGATGCCCAACTAGTGCATGAGGTGTTTTGATAAAGGATTGTTCTACAAGTCCCCTATGGCATCTTAAGGTTTCATCAATCTCTCTCCTTGCCTATCAATTATACTAGAGGATCGGGAAACAAAATCCCACCATAAAAATCGATCCTGTAGTTTCCTACCATACACAACTGAGGGCATCTTGGGGACAAATCTGTCTAGGCGTGTACCCATCTCTCTTCCACTTCCCTGTCCAAATTATACCTGAGGATGGGGAATAGTTTCTCTCATACATTAACTACAGACTAAATTGATCGTATCTCTTGGCCAAGATTTGATTCTTCAACCACAGCATTATAACTACTTATTTCATCAGAGAGTGGATAAATGTAGTATCCCATGAATAAACCAGTGCCATATCTGATGAATTTGTTTGGAAATAGTTATACAACTGAGCAACTTGAAAAATTACCTGATGAATACTCATGTTATCAAGGTGAATCTGTGCATATGCCCTGTCTTTTGCCAAAGCAGTGATATCACTGTCAAGGAAATAACAAGCAAATACAATATTTGGTCAAGGAACATAAATGGAAAAGTAAAAACACTCTCAATGGACAACACATGGCAACTTTCAAACATATAATATAACGTATATCGTATAATGATATAATCCTTAAGATATGGACCAAATGGAAGATTACCTCCGTGAATATATATCCAGCAATGAATCATTATCATCCACTATTGGTATTGAACTAACTTCAGCTGCAAAAAAACCATGACATAATATAACATGAGCAGATGCAGAAGAACAAAGTTGCAAGAAGCTATCAATTCATGGTACTGAATCAGGAAGTTATCCATCTAAAGGCAGTTTACAGAATGGTTACATAACTTGGACAGATGAACCAACAATGTGACAACAAATCCTTTTGAGTAATGTGCTTGGACACTGAGGGTAGCCATCATTTCCCTCATTGTCCAGCAGTGAAGAAGTTGTGGAAGAAACTGTTTAAATACGCTGGTTGGGTCTGGATCCTACAAGAGATTGTAGACATCATGGTGATTGCTGATCATGGTTTTGGTGGCCGTACTAGAAGCATGGTGCTGCAGTGTGTGGTTTCACTCACTTTTTCCTGGGTAATCTCAGTAGAGAGGAATGCCAGTATATTGAAGGACAAATGGCGGCTGTTAGTCTTTCTGGGATCTTGGCtcatttctttgtttccttATGGGTGCCAATGTCCTTAGAGTTTCTCTGGGTCCCTGGAGATCCACTTGTTGCTTTAGTTGGATTGTGAAGGCACTCACAATGTGGGTTCCCACCTACTGGATGTACCTGAAATTTAGTTTGATGGTTCTTCATTGGGTTATCTGGGATAGATAAGTCTCACTGAAGGGTTCCATGTTCCATGATGGAGGAGCTGTGGTTGGTGTTTGCTCCAAGCATGCTGGATCAGGTCTGCCTATACAGATGGAAATCCTAGCACTGTTAAAGGGCACGGTCAGTTTCTTTGGGTTTAAGTAATTTTCTGGTAGAGATTGACTCAGCTCCAGTTATTTGCTAGGCCTCTCAGAGAAAAGAGGACCTTGGAAATCAGAGTCCTTGCTTTGCAAGATTTTCAACCatctacaaaaaataaaaaataacaaataaaaaaatcatctgTCTACGGCTCCTTTTCATGGATTCCAAACTCAGCTATAACTAATTAGAAGATTCATTGTCTAAGTTAGGTGCTTCTAGTTACAGATTTTATAGAGGAATTCGTGCTTCCTTGAGAGgttgtttattatttataattcatgGAGGCCATTGAAATAGCaagtacaaagaaggatgagaccCCCTTCCAACAGGTATGATTATCCTCTGTATAGAATCTGATATAAAAAGAGAATAAGTATACTAGTCCAAAAAGGCAAATCTATGcgtggaatattttttttaagaggcaaatgataaaattatgtaaaaactgccccaaaaaagaaaacagcGCACCAAAATACACCATCATGTATACAATGGGCGCCAAAAGGCACACCCAACAAAGAGAGGACACAAAAAACTATGAGCAGAATTCATCCCTGTACTTTTTTATCATGATGCAACAATTAAAAAAACCATGAGCAGAATTCATCCTTGTACTTTTTAATCATGatgcaacaataaaaaaaataaaaaataaataaatatagaaagaaataaagaaagtgaaaaaaaaattgcaaggtACATGGTGGAAGGAATTCAAGCTAAACACTACCCAGTATTAGAAGAATTTGAATATTTCATTGACTTAATTCCAAGAATATCACAAGAAATGCCTAAAGCCTGCAGAAAGCAAGGAAAGCTCACCTTGGACTAACAAAGACAAGGCAGCACCAAGAGAGGCATTTGGTCTCAACATTGCAAATGGCTGTCCATTTGATTCCCCAATCTTTGGAACCCATGTGCCTACAGGAATTGAACAGATTGGTTGTTGAAGAATAGGCAAGGAACTAGAAGAATGTCTAAAATGCCTGCAAATACCTGGAAATTAGATTCATAGGTTAGTAGATGATGAAACAATCTAAACCAGCAAACAAAGAGTAgctcccaactcaacaaagctTCCAGCAAATGAAGAGAGTCTTACATTTTAGTATTCCAGACAGAGAAGCAAGATGTAGTAGCTGTGGAAATGAACCATCCTGAGAAGCAGAATGGATGATGGGAACCGTGGCGACCTTGttttgcaaaattttcaaagtaacATCTTTCAAAGAATCATAAGGCCCAGCCTGTGCATTACAAATTTTGCAAGAGGTTACATAATTGCACTAGGAATTTAATAGATTTCAAGCATCTCACTACAAATAATACATTGACTTCACAGATATCCCACATTTTGTCAAAaccacgaaaaaaaaaaaaaagaaactccCTCAAAAACACCACGGTTAGCATACATTACATTCAATAAATAACTTGAATCATTAATCAATCAACTTAATAacaatgaagataatgtagataCGTAAAAAAACATAGTGGTCAGAATCTATGATCCAGGATGTACataaaaatgaagagaagaaaCAATCATGTTTGTAAAGCATCTCCAAgatactaaaaatatattacacCTTTTGAAATGAAACAATAGTAATGCAGTAATTTCCACTTTTGCACTTGCAAGTTCTTGATAAATTTACACTTTcttgtgagagaaaaaaaaacagttttgttaatgagaaaaaaaaaaaagaaaactgatCCAGATctgcaaataaatattaaaatgtttagTATATTATAAAATTGCACATCATGCATGATATACCAGTAGTGGAGATGCAGAGAGTACATATGTCaacattgatattattttttctcaacaCTAAACCTTCACAAATTTCATCTGaagtatcaaagaaaaaaaagaacagaaacAGATGGCCAACAATGATAAACCTCGATTCAGCATTTTCAGAAGTAGGTTACTTTGGCAGGGCATATTAGTTAGTCCTGGATCTCCTAATATCTGCTTGCAAAGCACATAAACACCATGTAAGGTGCTCAAGGAAGACAGATTTGAAGAGTTCCACATATTCAGCTTACCCGTACATACATAACAAGAAAAATTTGCAATGTCATTATGAGAATGTTTGAGTACGAGCATCTGGTCTATGCATTTTATATGTGAAATATCTAGccatatagaaaaataaagtcAGGGTGGCTAACCCCAGGAATAAAGTTCCATGCAACTGCCATCATCTACCACCAAATTCAGTCAAATGAACTCAATTGCTGTCTTCCCCAGGCTATCCCATCAGATGGTAAGAGTACAATAGCTACAAGCGAAAAGGCGTGCAATTTGTTTGCAAGCCAAGAGAAGGTTGATAAAGCATCACAGGAAGCACTTACATGGACAAGATGTCTAGGGCACAGTCTCCCACTGCCATCAATTTGTCTGAGATGTAATTTTCCCTCTTTCCAAGCTGAGATAGTATGTGTCTCAAGCTCTTCCTCTGTTAAATTTGATCCATGGTTTCCAAGCTGGAATTCAAAGGGTTAGATAGCAGCATTACTCCAATTTTGATTACATGTGAACCAATCcagcaaaaaggaaaatgcaaaaagttatctaaaaaaaataaaatcataatagaaaaatgaaatagctGATGATGCTGCAATAACAATATCACATCAAAAGATAACATGCCTAACAACCCAACAGCAATGCATATTCCTACTGAACAGAAGATGATGTAAAAACTTTATACTCCataaataattaagattaaaaCAAACACTAAAAAGATCTGTCAAAATAGAAGGTCAACTTTTGGGAAAACATAGAAACAGACAAACACAATAAAGGAACAAGGCAATAAACAATTTAAGTGGGTTGTTATTTCAGTTTTTCCTAGGGTTTTGTTCtgcaaaatacaaaatataacatttttcataaaaagaaaatatttgcaatttatcttatttatgaaCAACTAATAACGTGTACaagtttcttattttctatcCAAAAAAGTAAGAACACATacaagtgatgaaaagaagATGACTTGGTGTGCCCGATGAAGTTGCTAAGCTAATAATTAGAATCAGGGTTTTTTCAAGTTGTTTCTTTTCTACAATATGAGAAActtctcttatatatatatatatttttttttatagacaaaaGCTTGTATTAAGAGACACCAAAAAAAGGGGCGCACTGAACATATACAGGCAGTATACACCAAAAACCAACCCAAgcaccaaaaaagaaagaaaaagcctAGAAAAGAGTAAGGTTAGCTACAATAAAGAGCCTCCAAAAAATTCAGATGGGAGGAAATTTCCAAATCCAAAAACTGTTGGGACCACTCCACAAGGGATTGGAGGAAGAGATCCTTCAGCCTTTGGTCTAACAATTCTTCATCTTCGAATGTCCTTTGGTTGCGCTttccccaaatacaccaaaataaacaaattggaGCCAGCCGCCAAACTGCTCTTTTCTTCCTCCCTAGTCCCGGGAATTTCCATTCTAGGAGAAGATTTCTCACTGAAGCCATGAAcacccaaaccaaaccaaaagtTGT
Above is a genomic segment from Vitis riparia cultivar Riparia Gloire de Montpellier isolate 1030 chromosome 14, EGFV_Vit.rip_1.0, whole genome shotgun sequence containing:
- the LOC117930777 gene encoding sucrose nonfermenting 4-like protein isoform X2, with translation MFVSGAESGHENSAIPGTVLIPTRFVWPYGGRRVLLSGSFTRWSEHIPMSPIEGCPTVFQVIWSLAPGYHQYKFFVDGEWRHDEHQPFVSGNYGVVNTIFLPREPDVVPAVFSPDTPGGSNMDLDNDPFPRGEVIPRISEADLEVSRHRVSEFLSTHIAYELLPESGKVIALDVNLPVKQAFHTLYEQLGNHGSNLTEEELETHTISAWKEGKLHLRQIDGSGRLCPRHLVHAGPYDSLKDVTLKILQNKVATVPIIHSASQDGSFPQLLHLASLSGILKCICRHFRHSSSSLPILQQPICSIPVGTWVPKIGESNGQPFAMLRPNASLGAALSLLVQAEVSSIPIVDDNDSLLDIYSRSDITALAKDRAYAQIHLDNMSIHQALQLGQDANSPYGFISGQRCQMCLRSDPLHKVMERLANPGVRRLVIVEAGSKRVEGVISLSDVFRFLLG
- the LOC117930777 gene encoding sucrose nonfermenting 4-like protein isoform X3 — protein: MFVSGAESGHENSAIPGTVLIPTRFVWPYGGRRVLLSGSFTRWSEHIPMSPIEGCPTVFQVIWSLAPGYHQYKFFVDGEWRHDEHQPFVSGNYGVVNTIFLPREPDVVPAVFSPDTPGGSNMDLDNDPFPRGLGNHGSNLTEEELETHTISAWKEGKLHLRQIDGSGRLCPRHLVHAGPYDSLKDVTLKILQNKVATVPIIHSASQDGSFPQLLHLASLSGILKCICRHFRHSSSSLPILQQPICSIPVGTWVPKIGESNGQPFAMLRPNASLGAALSLLVQAEVSSIPIVDDNDSLLDIYSRSDITALAKDRAYAQIHLDNMSIHQALQLGQDANSPYGFISGQRCQMCLRSDPLHKVMERLANPGVRRLVIVEAGSKRVEGVISLSDVFRFLLG
- the LOC117930777 gene encoding sucrose nonfermenting 4-like protein isoform X1; protein product: MFVSGAESGHENSAIPGTVLIPTRFVWPYGGRRVLLSGSFTRWSEHIPMSPIEGCPTVFQVIWSLAPGYHQYKFFVDGEWRHDEHQPFVSGNYGVVNTIFLPREPDVVPAVFSPDTPGGSNMDLDNDPFPRGEVIPRISEADLEVSRHRVSEFLSTHIAYELLPESGKVIALDVNLPVKQAFHTLYEQGIPVAPLWDFCKGQFVGVLSALDFILILRELGNHGSNLTEEELETHTISAWKEGKLHLRQIDGSGRLCPRHLVHAGPYDSLKDVTLKILQNKVATVPIIHSASQDGSFPQLLHLASLSGILKCICRHFRHSSSSLPILQQPICSIPVGTWVPKIGESNGQPFAMLRPNASLGAALSLLVQAEVSSIPIVDDNDSLLDIYSRSDITALAKDRAYAQIHLDNMSIHQALQLGQDANSPYGFISGQRCQMCLRSDPLHKVMERLANPGVRRLVIVEAGSKRVEGVISLSDVFRFLLG